The Streptomyces pratensis genomic interval GCCGTAGCGGGGCACGGTGATCGCGATCCGGCCGCCCGGCTTCAGCACGCGGACCATCTCGGCGAGCACGCCCTTGTCGTCGGGGATGTGCTCCATCACCTCGGAGATGATCACGACGTCGAACGAGGCGTCGGGGAAGGGCAGGTTGAGGGCGTCGCCCTCCATCGCGGTGGCGGTCGCACCGGCGGGTGCCTCGCCGGCCTCCTTCATCGCGGCGAACCACTTCGCGACCTCGCGGATCTCCTCGCCGTTCTGGTCGAGGGCCACCACCTGGGCGCCGCGCCGGTAGCACTCGAAGGCGTGCCGGCCGGCGCCGCAGCCCAGATCGAGCACCCGGTCGCCTGCGGCGAGCGGGAAGCGGGTGAAGTCGACGGTCAGCACGGGGGCCTGCCTTCGAGGTCGGAGGTACGGATTCCGGGAGCCGTGGGGGCGCTCACCTGCGGGCTCCCCGAGCGGCGATCGACTGACGGTACAGCTCGACGGTGCCGAGGGCGGCCTTGGCCCAGGTGAAGTTGGCGAGCACCCGGGCGCGGCCGGCCGCACCGAGGCGGGAGCGCAGCTCGGCGTCGCCGAGGAGCCTGCCGAGCGCGGCGGCCAGCGCCCCGGCGTCGCCGGGCGGCACTGCGAGACAGGTCTCCCCGTCGGGCCCCGCGACCTCCGGGATGGCGCCGCCGGTGGTCGCGACCAGCGGGGTGCCGGTGGCCATGGCCTCGGCCGCGGGCAGCGAGAAGCCCTCGTACAGCGAGGGGACGCAGGAGACCTGCGCGCTGCGGACCAGGTCGACGAGTTCGGCGTCGCTGATGCCCTTGACG includes:
- a CDS encoding class I SAM-dependent methyltransferase translates to MLTVDFTRFPLAAGDRVLDLGCGAGRHAFECYRRGAQVVALDQNGEEIREVAKWFAAMKEAGEAPAGATATAMEGDALNLPFPDASFDVVIISEVMEHIPDDKGVLAEMVRVLKPGGRIAITVPRYGPEKVCWTLSDAYHEVEGGHIRIYKADELLGRIREAGLKPYGTHHAHALHSPYWWLKCAFGVDNDKALPVRAYHKLLVWDIMKKPLATRVAEQLLNPVVGKSFVAYATKPHLPKAEA